A part of Notolabrus celidotus isolate fNotCel1 chromosome 21, fNotCel1.pri, whole genome shotgun sequence genomic DNA contains:
- the LOC117805486 gene encoding E3 ubiquitin-protein ligase TRIM39-like, with the protein MSAASCLLSEEQFQCSICLDVFTDPVTIPCGHNFCKSCITKHWDVKLQCECPLCKDIFETRPQLRVNKFISEMAAQFRESAAKKTRSCLVQRSSSSGEVLCDVCSETKVKALKSCLTCLASYCETHLDFHQKVTGLTKHELMDPVENLEDRACKNHNRPLEMFCRTDEMCVCISCTELDHKLHRIVPLMEQYEGRKAELRQTKADIQEIMEKRRLKIEQIKHSVKLSREDADQEKSASVQVFTALIRSVEEGLAQLLDVIEEKQKETEEQAEGFIRELEEEISELMKRGAEVEQFLLTEDHLHFLQNLPSLSPDPPTKDWTEVRVHSSYEGTVRTAVAQLEETVSKEVKDQLESEQKRVQQFAVDVTLDPDTANPNLRVSDDKKRVCHGKRRNLPDNPERFSQTACVFGKQSFSAGKFYFEVQVKEKARWELGVGLASINRKEVITPSRQKGPWLIMLKNGNEYRPLPGSSVILSLKSAPQKVGVFVNYEERVVSFYDVDTAAFIYSFTGCNFTGRLVPIFAPCNNDSGGNSAPLIITPVNPTDKANR; encoded by the coding sequence ATGTCTGCTGCCAGCTGTTTGTTATCTGAAGAGCAGTTTCAGtgctccatctgtctggatgtgttcactgatccAGTCACCATACCATGTGGACACAACTTCTGCAAGAGCTGCATCACTAAACACTGGGATGTTAAACTCCAGTGTGAGTGTCCCCTGTGCAAAGATATCTTTGAAACCCGTCCTCAGCTGCGAGTCAACAAGTTCATATCTGAGATGGCTGCTCAGTTCAGAGAGTCGGCTGCAAAGAAAACCAGGAGCTGCTTAGTCCAGAGAAGTTCTTCCTCTGGAGAAGTTCTGTGTGACGTCTGCTCTGAGACCAAAGTGAAGGCCCTGAAGTCCTGCCTGACGTGTCTGGCCTCCTACTGTGAGACTCACCTGGACTTTCATCAGAAGGTGACAGGTCTGACAAAACATGAGCTGATGGATCCTGTGGAGAACCTGGAGGACAGAGCCTGTAAGAACCACAACAGACCTCTGGAGATGTTCTGCAGGACtgatgagatgtgtgtgtgtatcagctgTACTGAGCTGGATCACAAGCTTCACCGTATTGTTCCCTTGATGGAGCAGTATGAAGGGAGGAAGGCTGAGCTGAGACAGACAAAGGCTGACATTCAGGAAATTATGGAGAAGAGACGACTGAAGATCGAGCAGATCAAACATTCAGTGAAGCTCAGCAGGGAGGACGCAGACCAAGAGAAATCAGCCAGCGTGCAGGTCTTCACTGCTTTGATTCGGTCTGTGGAGGAAGGTCTGGCTCAGCTCCTGGACGTGATTGAGgagaagcagaaagaaacagaggaacAGGCTGAAGGCTTTATCAGAGAGCTGGAAGAGGAAATCTCTGAGCTGATGAAGAGAGGTGCTGAGGTTGAGCAGTTCTTACTCACTGAAGACCACCTCCACTTCCTCCAAAACCTCCCCTCACTGAGCCCTGATCCACCCACCAAAGACTGGACAGAGGTCAGAGTTCACTCATCGTATGAGGGGACTGTGAGGACCGCTGTGGCTCAGCTGGAGGAGACTGTCAGTAAAGAGGTGAAGGATCAGCTTGAGTCTGAGCAGAAGAGGGTCCAGCAGTTTGCTGTGGACGTCACTCTGGATCCTGATACGGCAAATCCAAATCTCAGAGTGTCTGATGACAAGAAACGAGTGTGTCACGGTAAAAGACGGAATCTTCCAGATAACCCAGAGAGGTTTTCTCAGACTGCTTGTGTTTTTGGAAAGCAGAGTTTTTCAGCAGGGAAATTTTATTTTGAGGTTCAGGTTAAAGAGAAAGCTAGATGGGAGTTAGGAGTGGGACTAGCATCAATCAACAGGAAGGAAGTAATCACTCCAAGCCGACAGAAAGGCCCTTGGCTTATAATGTTGAAAAATGGAAACGAGTACAGACCCCTTCCTGGTTCTTCTGTCATCCTCTCCCTGAAGTCAGCGCCTCAGAAGGTGGGGGTGTTTGTGAATTATGAGGAGCGTGTAGTCTCCTTCTATGACGTAGATACAGCAGCTTTCATCTACTCCTTCACCGGCTGTAACTTCACTGGGAGACTTGTCCCCATCTTTGCTCCCTGTAATAATGATTCAGGTGGtaactctgctcctctgatcaTCACTCCTGTGAACCCGACAGATAAAGCCAATCGTTAA
- the LOC117805485 gene encoding E3 ubiquitin-protein ligase TRIM39-like isoform X2: MSAASSLLSEEQFQCSICLDVFTDPVTIPCGHNFCKSCITKHWDIKVPCECPLCKDVFKKRPELRVNTFISEMACQVRQSTAKKTSSCSVQRSSSSGEVLCDVCSETKVKALKSCLMCLASYCETHLEPHHRIPGLKKHELMDPVENLEDRVCKNHDRPLEMFCRTDQMCVCHFCIESSHKTHVFVPMMEEYKVKKTKLVKSEANIQQRVRERRLKIEQIKHSVKLSREDADQEKSASVQVFTALIRSVEEGLAQLLDLIEEKQKETEEQAEGFIGELEEEISELMKRGAEVEQFLLTEDHLQFLQNLPSLSPDPPTKDWTEVRVHSSYEGTVRTAVAQLEETVSEEVKKQLQSEQKRVQQFAVDVTLDPETANPYLRVSGDKKQVYYGKRQNLPDNPERFSQNVCVFGKQSFSAGKFYFEVQVKEKTTWQLGVAQGLIHRKERITSSLQTGPWLIMLTNGNEYRPLPGSSVLLSLKSAPQKVGVFVDYEEGVISFYDVDTAAFIYSFTGCNFTGRLFPIFAPSDNTSDRGCISKLLTLLRGERREERGD, translated from the exons ATGTCTGCTGCCAGCAGCCTCCTCTCTGAAGAGCAGTTTCAGtgctccatctgtctggatgtgttcactgatccAGTCACCATACCATGTGGACACAACTTCTGCAAGAGCTGCATCACTAAACACTGGGATATTAAAGTCCCGTGTGAGTGTCCCCTGTGCAAAGATGTCTTTAAAAAACGTCCTGAGCTGCGAGTCAACACGTTCATATCTGAGATGGCTTGTCAGGTCAGGCAGTCGACTGCAAAGAAAACCAGCAGCTGCTCAGTCCAGAGAAGTTCTTCCTCTGGAGAAGTTCTGTGTGACGTCTGCTCTGAGACCAAAGTGAAGGCCCTGAAGTCCTGCCTGATGTGTCTGGCCTCCTACTGTGAGACTCACCTGGAGCCTCATCACAGAATCCCAGGCCTGAAAAAACACGAGCTGATGGATCCTGTGGAGAACCTGGAGGACAGAGTCTGTAAGAACCACGACAGACCTCTGGAGATGTTCTGCAGGACggatcagatgtgtgtgtgtcatttctgTATCGAGTCAAGTCACAAGACACATGTCTTTGTTCCAATGATGGAAGAATACAAGGTGAAGAAAACTAAACTGGTGAAGTCAGAGGCCAACATTCAGCAGAGGGTCCGGGAGAGAAGACTGAAGATCGAGCAGATCAAACATTCAGTGAAGCTCAGCAGGGAGGACGCAGACCAAGAGAAATCAGCCAGCGTGCAGGTCTTCACTGCTCTGATCCGGTCTGTGGAGGAAGGTCTGGCTCAGCTCCTGGACTTGATTGAGgagaagcagaaagaaacagaggaacAGGCTGAAGGCTTCATCGGAGAGCTGGAAGAGGAAATCTCTGAGCTGATGAAGAGAGGTGCTGAGGTTGAGCAGTTCTTACTCACTGAAGACCACCTCCAGTTCCTCCAAAACCTCCCCTCACTTAGCCCTGATCCACCCACCAAAGACTGGACAGAGGTCAGAGTTCACTCATCGTATGAGGGGACTGTGAGGACCGCTGTGGCTCAGCTGGAGGAGACTGTCAGTGAAGAGGTGAAGAAGCAGCTTCAGTCTGAGCAGAAGAGGGTCCAGCAGTTTGCTGTGGACGTTACTCTGGATCCTGAAACCGCAAATCCATATCTCAGAGTGTCTGGTGACAAGAAACAAGTGTATTATGGTAAAAGACAGAATCTTCCAGATAACCCAGAGAGGTTTTCTcagaatgtttgtgtttttggaaagCAGAGTTTTTCAGCAGGGAAATTTTATTTTGAGGTTCAGGTTAAAGAAAAAACTACATGGCAATTAGGAGTGGCACAAGGATTAATCCACAGGAAGGAAAGAATCACATCAAGCCTACAGACAGGCCCTTGGCTTATAATGTTGACGAATGGAAACGAGTACAGGCCCCTTCCTGGTtcttctgtcctcctctccttgaAGTCAGCACCACAGAAGGTGGGGGTGTTTGTGGACTATGAGGAGGGTGTGATCTCCTTCTATGACGTAGATACAGCAGCTTTCATCTACTCCTTCACCGGCTGTAACTTCACTGGGAGACTCTTCCCCATCTTTGCTCCCAGTGATAATACTTCAG ACAGGggctgcatctcaaagctcttaacgctgctcagaggagagaggagagaggaacgaggagactga
- the LOC117805485 gene encoding E3 ubiquitin-protein ligase TRIM39-like isoform X1: MSAASSLLSEEQFQCSICLDVFTDPVTIPCGHNFCKSCITKHWDIKVPCECPLCKDVFKKRPELRVNTFISEMACQVRQSTAKKTSSCSVQRSSSSGEVLCDVCSETKVKALKSCLMCLASYCETHLEPHHRIPGLKKHELMDPVENLEDRVCKNHDRPLEMFCRTDQMCVCHFCIESSHKTHVFVPMMEEYKVKKTKLVKSEANIQQRVRERRLKIEQIKHSVKLSREDADQEKSASVQVFTALIRSVEEGLAQLLDLIEEKQKETEEQAEGFIGELEEEISELMKRGAEVEQFLLTEDHLQFLQNLPSLSPDPPTKDWTEVRVHSSYEGTVRTAVAQLEETVSEEVKKQLQSEQKRVQQFAVDVTLDPETANPYLRVSGDKKQVYYGKRQNLPDNPERFSQNVCVFGKQSFSAGKFYFEVQVKEKTTWQLGVAQGLIHRKERITSSLQTGPWLIMLTNGNEYRPLPGSSVLLSLKSAPQKVGVFVDYEEGVISFYDVDTAAFIYSFTGCNFTGRLFPIFAPSDNTSGDNSAPLIITPVIKQMKPIVNLSLK; encoded by the coding sequence ATGTCTGCTGCCAGCAGCCTCCTCTCTGAAGAGCAGTTTCAGtgctccatctgtctggatgtgttcactgatccAGTCACCATACCATGTGGACACAACTTCTGCAAGAGCTGCATCACTAAACACTGGGATATTAAAGTCCCGTGTGAGTGTCCCCTGTGCAAAGATGTCTTTAAAAAACGTCCTGAGCTGCGAGTCAACACGTTCATATCTGAGATGGCTTGTCAGGTCAGGCAGTCGACTGCAAAGAAAACCAGCAGCTGCTCAGTCCAGAGAAGTTCTTCCTCTGGAGAAGTTCTGTGTGACGTCTGCTCTGAGACCAAAGTGAAGGCCCTGAAGTCCTGCCTGATGTGTCTGGCCTCCTACTGTGAGACTCACCTGGAGCCTCATCACAGAATCCCAGGCCTGAAAAAACACGAGCTGATGGATCCTGTGGAGAACCTGGAGGACAGAGTCTGTAAGAACCACGACAGACCTCTGGAGATGTTCTGCAGGACggatcagatgtgtgtgtgtcatttctgTATCGAGTCAAGTCACAAGACACATGTCTTTGTTCCAATGATGGAAGAATACAAGGTGAAGAAAACTAAACTGGTGAAGTCAGAGGCCAACATTCAGCAGAGGGTCCGGGAGAGAAGACTGAAGATCGAGCAGATCAAACATTCAGTGAAGCTCAGCAGGGAGGACGCAGACCAAGAGAAATCAGCCAGCGTGCAGGTCTTCACTGCTCTGATCCGGTCTGTGGAGGAAGGTCTGGCTCAGCTCCTGGACTTGATTGAGgagaagcagaaagaaacagaggaacAGGCTGAAGGCTTCATCGGAGAGCTGGAAGAGGAAATCTCTGAGCTGATGAAGAGAGGTGCTGAGGTTGAGCAGTTCTTACTCACTGAAGACCACCTCCAGTTCCTCCAAAACCTCCCCTCACTTAGCCCTGATCCACCCACCAAAGACTGGACAGAGGTCAGAGTTCACTCATCGTATGAGGGGACTGTGAGGACCGCTGTGGCTCAGCTGGAGGAGACTGTCAGTGAAGAGGTGAAGAAGCAGCTTCAGTCTGAGCAGAAGAGGGTCCAGCAGTTTGCTGTGGACGTTACTCTGGATCCTGAAACCGCAAATCCATATCTCAGAGTGTCTGGTGACAAGAAACAAGTGTATTATGGTAAAAGACAGAATCTTCCAGATAACCCAGAGAGGTTTTCTcagaatgtttgtgtttttggaaagCAGAGTTTTTCAGCAGGGAAATTTTATTTTGAGGTTCAGGTTAAAGAAAAAACTACATGGCAATTAGGAGTGGCACAAGGATTAATCCACAGGAAGGAAAGAATCACATCAAGCCTACAGACAGGCCCTTGGCTTATAATGTTGACGAATGGAAACGAGTACAGGCCCCTTCCTGGTtcttctgtcctcctctccttgaAGTCAGCACCACAGAAGGTGGGGGTGTTTGTGGACTATGAGGAGGGTGTGATCTCCTTCTATGACGTAGATACAGCAGCTTTCATCTACTCCTTCACCGGCTGTAACTTCACTGGGAGACTCTTCCCCATCTTTGCTCCCAGTGATAATACTTCAGGTGAtaactctgctcctctgatcaTCACTCCTGTGATTAAACAGATGAAACCAATTGTTAATCTTTCTCTAAAGTGA